Proteins from a single region of Nasonia vitripennis strain AsymCx chromosome 2 unlocalized genomic scaffold, Nvit_psr_1.1 chr2_random0005, whole genome shotgun sequence:
- the LOC116416449 gene encoding uncharacterized protein LOC116416449 — protein sequence MKMQFSNMYNDILLNRCRLQRQVIQNSLMHMYTKPDIAALTIMRKPGYMAVPVGEGAHLVVCDEIICKVRQVEECFQEIPVPCRNESYFLKPFSRIMTKTGTARTCNNILPALYLIEESWLKFSPGPNEGRIPQILEPETTPTWHYQDIERLIDGGIYTADDLDRLHKHSTFPAERDAYIEEVARRLSDKSTYSSSIDFGNLVDQKSLKKMVQNAFKNVWNGFTEFGIVNAGIMGIITIFSILKLVFNIFIHGYTLHSIYGWSEHLLGALSGSVTHLLVTLSNKSDENEKKKTEYDEESLKNSLSEDIKEETENVEQVNQAPNAPLALESPTQQGNISNNFLRNSLKSDELERRLFEYFNKTQN from the coding sequence ATGAAAATGCAATTCTCAAATATGTACAATGACATCCTCTTAAATCGATGTAGGCTGCAAAGACAGGTTATACAAAATTCGTTAATGCATATGTATACGAAACCCGATATAGCTGCACTTACGATAATGCGAAAACCTGGATACATGGCTGTACCTGTTGGGGAGGGTGCTCATCTTGTTGTATGTGAcgaaattatttgtaaagtGAGACAAGTTGAGGAATGTTTTCAAGAAATACCAGTGCCTTgccgaaatgaatcatattttttaaaaccatTTTCTAGAATAATGACGAAAACAGGAACAGCTAGAACCTGCAATAATATTCTTCCTGCTTTGTATTTAATCGAAGAATCTTGGCTGAAATTTTCTCCAGGACCAAATGAAGGAAGAATACCTCAAATTTTAGAGCCAGAAACAACACCAACTTGGCATTATCAAGACATAGAACGTCTGATTGATGGAGGAATTTATACAGCTGATGATTTGGATCGTTTGCATAAACACTCCACTTTTCCAGCTGAAAGAGATGCTTATATTGAAGAAGTCGCAAGAAGATTATCGGATAAAAGCACATATTCATCTTCTATAGATTTTGGAAACTTAGTTGAtcaaaaaagtttgaaaaaaatggttCAAAACGCATTTAAGAATGTCTGGAATGGATTTACAGAGTTCGGCATTGTCAATGCAGGAATAATGGGcattattacaatatttaGCATTCTAAAATTAGTTTTCAACATATTCATTCATGGTTATACGCTTCACTCTATTTATGGATGGAGTGAACATTTATTGGGAGCACTATCTGGATCAGTTACTCATCTTTTAGTAACTTTGTCTAACAAAAGTGACGAAAacgaaaagaagaaaacagaATATGACGAAGAATCACTAAAGAATTCATTATCTGAAGATATCAAAGAAGAAACAGAAAATGTAGAACAAGTTAATCAAGCACCGAACGCACCACTAGCTTTGGAATCTCCAACACAACaaggaaatatttcaaataattttttaagaaattcaCTTAAATCTGATGAACTGGAAAGAAGattatttgaatatttcaataaaacacAAAATTAG